A genomic stretch from Terriglobus sp. RCC_193 includes:
- a CDS encoding uroporphyrinogen-III synthase, translated as MRHASFDGLRVLSLESRRAREVEKLIRTYNGDPIVVPAMREIPLESNTDCFEFGERLLNGDFDLIIFLTGIGVTKLMQTLETKYSQEVLLQQLRQREVVTRGVKPVAALRELQIPVSASTEEPSTWHEVLALLDAQYGPRLAELRVAVQEYGATNPEFITELVARCADVTKVPVYQWGLPLDLEPLRDAVRRLCDGEIDVVLFMTAVQVIHLFQIADELGLREAMGVALQQAVVVSIGPTTTEELKHYGVQPDFEPSRPRMGFMVNEAAQYAKKLLPEKRSVTIESGPRPGVKARAPYRGTVQQVAPSTSAMAGFRDGLAPFDVLQEISSHIASTDPLHVTLSRIVTLVSIVIPCDSCFLYTLEDDKLVLRASRNPHSDELDHLKLSVGEGVTGWVAEHRETVAISERASEDPRFSAFVSLPEDRFEAMLCAPVTCANRVVGVLNLQHRQPYQHSELERRMLSTVGILVGAEIERARLETENSVLTDRLETRKLVDRAKGILQRDLNFSEDDAYRNMQRESRQRRKSMREIAEAILLADSLKRDRNL; from the coding sequence ATGCGTCACGCCAGCTTCGACGGTCTGCGAGTGTTATCGCTCGAGTCCCGCCGTGCCCGCGAGGTCGAAAAGCTGATCCGCACCTATAACGGTGATCCAATAGTCGTCCCTGCGATGCGCGAGATCCCACTCGAATCAAATACAGATTGCTTTGAATTTGGGGAACGTCTACTCAATGGGGACTTCGACCTGATCATCTTTCTGACAGGCATCGGCGTCACCAAACTGATGCAGACGTTAGAGACAAAATACTCGCAAGAGGTTCTGCTTCAGCAGCTACGTCAACGTGAGGTCGTGACTCGTGGAGTGAAACCCGTTGCCGCACTGCGTGAGCTGCAGATTCCGGTTTCCGCCTCCACCGAAGAACCAAGCACATGGCATGAAGTGCTGGCATTGCTTGATGCACAGTATGGTCCGCGGCTTGCGGAACTTCGGGTTGCGGTACAGGAATATGGGGCGACCAATCCGGAGTTCATCACAGAACTTGTCGCCCGCTGTGCTGACGTAACCAAGGTGCCCGTTTATCAGTGGGGGCTGCCTCTTGATCTGGAACCCTTGCGCGATGCTGTGCGCCGGCTCTGCGATGGCGAAATTGACGTTGTCTTATTCATGACCGCCGTGCAGGTGATTCATCTCTTCCAGATTGCGGATGAGTTGGGACTGCGAGAGGCGATGGGAGTTGCGCTGCAACAAGCCGTCGTCGTCTCAATTGGTCCAACGACAACCGAAGAGTTGAAGCATTATGGCGTTCAGCCAGACTTTGAACCGTCGCGACCTCGTATGGGTTTCATGGTGAACGAAGCTGCTCAGTATGCAAAGAAGCTGCTTCCGGAAAAGCGTTCCGTTACGATTGAATCCGGCCCCAGGCCAGGTGTAAAAGCGCGAGCTCCGTACAGAGGAACCGTACAGCAGGTCGCCCCTTCGACATCTGCCATGGCTGGCTTCCGCGATGGTCTTGCTCCCTTTGACGTACTGCAGGAGATCAGCAGTCACATCGCCTCCACGGATCCGCTTCACGTGACCCTTTCGCGCATCGTGACCCTTGTATCCATTGTGATTCCGTGCGATTCCTGCTTTCTCTACACGCTTGAGGACGACAAACTGGTTTTGCGTGCTTCACGCAATCCGCACAGCGACGAGCTGGATCACCTCAAACTCTCTGTCGGCGAAGGTGTTACAGGATGGGTCGCAGAACACCGTGAAACCGTGGCTATTTCAGAACGCGCGAGTGAGGATCCTCGTTTCAGCGCGTTTGTAAGCCTCCCGGAAGATCGCTTCGAAGCGATGTTGTGTGCCCCTGTCACCTGCGCAAACCGTGTCGTAGGTGTACTCAATTTGCAGCACAGGCAGCCGTATCAACACAGCGAACTGGAACGGCGCATGCTTTCTACAGTGGGAATTCTTGTAGGAGCTGAAATCGAACGCGCTCGGCTGGAGACAGAGAATTCCGTTCTTACCGACAGGCTCGAGACCCGCAAGCTTGTCGATCGGGCAAAAGGTATCCTGCAACGCGATCTGAATTTTTCAGAAGACGATGCCTACCGCAACATGCAGCGAGAAAGCCGTCAACGAAGAAAATCCATGCGCGAAATTGCAGAGGCAATCCTGCTGGCAGACAGCTTGAAGCGCGACAGAAACCTTTAA
- a CDS encoding RES family NAD+ phosphorylase — protein MHSTDRLLRALEHAPVRPFSGFVYRIIAERHRDSPLSAIGSVRSGGRYNPPNTFPVLYCADSQMTALLEVEALFTTSDGQLKGSPRDPDLVLSLRCDLVRVLDLTDDAFLGELGTSQEELVSLTPSRFILNARGEETPTQILGAACSFSGSISALKVPSAANGHGHCLNILPDSLLSGEQIMILDDSGRIKAQIDGVIPPPKRLG, from the coding sequence TTGCATTCCACTGACCGACTCCTGCGAGCGCTAGAACACGCCCCGGTTCGGCCGTTCTCGGGATTCGTCTATCGAATCATTGCAGAGCGGCACCGCGATTCTCCTTTGTCCGCGATTGGCTCTGTCCGGTCAGGCGGTCGCTACAACCCCCCAAACACCTTCCCAGTTCTTTACTGCGCCGATAGCCAAATGACAGCCTTGCTGGAGGTTGAAGCCCTATTCACCACCTCCGACGGGCAGTTGAAGGGTAGCCCGCGGGACCCGGATCTTGTCTTGTCTCTGCGCTGCGATCTCGTCCGCGTGCTGGATCTAACGGATGACGCCTTTCTGGGAGAGCTGGGTACCTCCCAGGAAGAACTCGTGAGCCTCACGCCCTCTCGATTCATACTCAATGCCAGGGGCGAAGAGACCCCCACGCAGATTCTCGGAGCGGCTTGCTCTTTCAGTGGGAGCATTTCTGCATTGAAAGTCCCTAGCGCGGCCAACGGTCACGGCCATTGCCTCAACATTCTTCCAGACTCGTTGCTGTCTGGAGAGCAGATTATGATTCTGGACGACAGTGGAAGGATCAAAGCGCAGATTGATGGAGTGATCCCTCCACCGAAGCGGTTGGGCTGA
- a CDS encoding DmsC/YnfH family molybdoenzyme membrane anchor subunit, which produces MWILHCIASWKTTVVSRRRRRRNTSLLCTNSIAITGTCTNMPLPLQEIAMEADSAELVRMTLVANGASPTLAQALIPSRPLEADEQYRFHFDMTKCIGCRSCEIACNEQNGNPAHIQWRRVGELEGGVYPNTQRTYLSMGCNHCLSADCLRGCPVDAYTKDPLTGIVLHSADACIGCQYCVWNCPYSVPQFNAERGVVGKCDMCRDRLLDGREPACVNACPENAIQIEIVNKEEWQRDFHTAESPGMPAAGQTISTTRITLPERSSSWLERVDTGAIHLEHAHPSLIAMTTVMQASFGALAVTTIAHQLTATVLALLWLLTTFALNVSVFHLGRPAYAWRALRMWRRSWLSREVLCFGLFYSTVTACAASAWFPTLRWLVAPLACTSILLGLCGTLASAALYLVKARPAWNTVHTPIDFLASAALLGSLVADVITQDHFAHPGVVLVSASVWSVNQLVRIARLRHAIVFEQRASYNLLRGEQLFYRVALAFLSAGAAVLFAYAPLPWLALFAGVVTVVTGRYLFFVSVVPLSMGLGFIGSHAEAA; this is translated from the coding sequence ATGTGGATATTGCACTGCATCGCATCGTGGAAAACCACGGTGGTCTCACGGCGGAGGCGGCGCAGGAATACGTCTCTGCTTTGCACGAACAGCATCGCTATCACCGGGACGTGTACTAACATGCCTCTACCTCTTCAGGAAATTGCGATGGAAGCAGACAGCGCCGAACTGGTGCGGATGACGCTCGTGGCAAACGGAGCTTCACCCACTCTGGCACAGGCGCTTATTCCGTCGCGTCCTCTGGAGGCTGATGAACAGTATCGCTTTCACTTCGACATGACGAAGTGCATTGGTTGTAGATCGTGTGAAATTGCGTGCAACGAGCAGAATGGGAACCCAGCACATATCCAGTGGCGGCGCGTTGGTGAACTGGAGGGTGGCGTGTATCCAAACACGCAGCGCACGTATCTTTCCATGGGCTGCAACCATTGCCTTAGTGCCGACTGTCTCCGCGGCTGTCCTGTGGATGCCTATACAAAGGACCCACTTACCGGCATCGTTCTGCATTCCGCGGATGCATGCATTGGTTGTCAATACTGCGTATGGAATTGTCCCTACAGCGTCCCCCAATTCAATGCTGAGCGCGGGGTGGTAGGCAAGTGCGATATGTGTCGCGATCGCTTGCTCGACGGACGTGAGCCTGCTTGTGTGAACGCTTGCCCGGAAAATGCAATTCAGATCGAGATTGTGAATAAGGAGGAATGGCAGAGAGATTTCCATACCGCGGAATCTCCTGGAATGCCGGCAGCAGGACAGACAATCTCGACCACGCGCATTACGCTTCCCGAGCGGTCATCCTCCTGGTTAGAGCGTGTGGACACGGGGGCTATCCATCTTGAGCATGCGCATCCTTCCTTGATTGCAATGACCACGGTGATGCAAGCCTCCTTTGGAGCGCTTGCTGTTACAACCATTGCACATCAATTAACGGCTACTGTTCTGGCACTGCTCTGGTTGCTTACAACGTTTGCTTTGAATGTGTCCGTGTTTCATCTCGGTCGTCCAGCCTACGCATGGCGTGCACTTCGCATGTGGCGGCGTTCATGGCTCAGTCGTGAAGTTTTATGCTTCGGCCTCTTCTACAGCACCGTCACGGCATGCGCGGCTTCTGCGTGGTTTCCAACCCTCCGCTGGTTGGTTGCACCACTTGCCTGCACTAGCATATTGCTTGGATTATGCGGGACGTTGGCGAGCGCCGCACTCTATCTTGTTAAAGCAAGACCCGCATGGAACACAGTCCATACACCCATTGATTTTCTGGCTTCAGCGGCCTTACTGGGAAGCCTCGTAGCAGATGTCATAACACAGGACCACTTTGCTCATCCCGGCGTAGTGCTGGTGTCTGCATCGGTCTGGAGCGTAAATCAACTTGTGAGGATCGCGCGGCTTCGCCACGCAATCGTGTTCGAGCAACGCGCCAGCTATAACCTGCTGCGCGGAGAGCAATTGTTCTATCGAGTGGCGCTCGCTTTTCTAAGTGCTGGTGCAGCGGTTCTGTTTGCATACGCCCCGCTGCCGTGGCTCGCACTTTTCGCAGGCGTCGTGACAGTGGTTACCGGACGATATCTTTTCTTTGTTTCCGTTGTGCCGTTGAGCATGGGCCTGGGCTTTATCGGTAGTCACGCGGAGGCTGCATGA
- a CDS encoding sulfite reductase flavoprotein subunit alpha: protein MTKMMPLIPEDAPFSAEQRAWLNSLLEGLFPAPVQTESRKNYRVSLFFASQGGTAERLAKKMAKLLKENGHTPTVQSVEGLALPVLAQEQYALFFASTYGDGEPPDCACAFRDALFADTAPRMEGLRYSIFCLGDKTYEYFCRFGIELDDRLLALGGSRITGRIESDVDVDASFSGWSGQFLQGLSEPTKTVNDIAAAVDSSTVMTQTHTRENPYHARLVDKLLLTHPSSSKQTVHVSFDLTDAELQYEAGDACGVLAQNDPVLVDEILTLLPFPATDTASLPKSEPLTVEELLRHHLQITKLTRKVIQRFAEKAKCRTLSSLLASEAGELETYLYGRGLIDLLHTYPGVLSNATELVELLPRLAPRLYSISSSPSAHGRELHCTIGVVSYIAHGRERGGVASTMLGQRMEVGARVPIYLQPNKRFRLPKSSTTPIIMIGPGTGVAPFRAFLHERRALGHTGRNWLFFGERSAKTDFLYCREMKSFVEDGHLTRFDTAFSRDQEHKVYVQDRMLESGAELFRWLNDGASLYVCGDASRMAKDVDIALHRIVENHGGLTAEAAQEYVSALHEQHRYHRDVY from the coding sequence ATGACAAAGATGATGCCGCTGATCCCGGAAGATGCACCCTTCAGCGCTGAGCAACGTGCATGGTTGAACAGCTTGTTGGAAGGCTTATTTCCTGCACCTGTACAAACAGAATCGCGGAAGAACTATCGTGTGAGTCTTTTCTTTGCTTCTCAGGGCGGTACAGCAGAACGGCTTGCGAAGAAGATGGCTAAGTTGCTCAAGGAGAATGGTCATACTCCGACAGTGCAATCGGTTGAAGGTCTTGCGCTGCCTGTCCTGGCACAGGAGCAATACGCCCTGTTCTTTGCCAGCACCTATGGTGACGGTGAGCCGCCCGATTGCGCATGCGCATTTCGAGATGCACTTTTTGCCGATACCGCGCCCCGTATGGAGGGCCTTCGTTACAGCATTTTTTGTCTCGGCGACAAAACGTATGAGTATTTCTGCAGATTTGGTATCGAGTTGGATGATCGGCTGTTGGCTCTGGGCGGCTCACGGATCACCGGACGCATAGAAAGTGACGTGGATGTAGACGCGTCATTCAGCGGATGGAGCGGTCAGTTTCTACAGGGTTTATCGGAACCCACCAAGACCGTGAACGATATTGCCGCTGCAGTCGATTCGTCCACGGTGATGACTCAGACACATACCCGTGAAAATCCTTATCATGCGCGATTAGTCGACAAACTATTACTCACCCATCCTTCATCAAGTAAACAGACTGTGCATGTCAGTTTTGACCTGACAGATGCGGAACTGCAGTATGAAGCGGGTGATGCTTGTGGTGTCCTGGCGCAGAACGACCCTGTGCTGGTGGATGAGATTCTGACCCTTCTGCCATTTCCGGCTACCGATACTGCCAGCCTGCCTAAATCAGAACCACTCACCGTCGAGGAACTTCTTCGTCATCATCTCCAGATAACGAAGCTGACCCGCAAAGTCATACAGCGGTTTGCGGAGAAAGCAAAATGCCGAACGCTCTCTTCGCTTCTGGCATCGGAGGCGGGTGAGTTAGAAACATATCTGTATGGACGTGGTTTGATCGACCTTCTTCATACTTATCCGGGTGTGCTTTCCAATGCGACTGAGTTAGTAGAGCTTCTGCCTCGACTTGCACCAAGGCTCTACTCCATATCATCGAGCCCTAGCGCACATGGTCGTGAACTTCACTGCACGATTGGAGTTGTGAGTTACATCGCACATGGACGCGAACGCGGAGGGGTGGCTTCCACCATGCTGGGACAGAGGATGGAGGTTGGTGCGCGAGTACCAATCTATCTGCAGCCAAACAAGCGTTTCCGTTTACCCAAAAGTTCTACAACGCCCATCATCATGATTGGTCCTGGAACCGGCGTGGCGCCCTTCCGTGCGTTCCTTCATGAGCGTCGCGCACTGGGGCATACAGGCCGCAACTGGCTTTTCTTCGGAGAACGTAGTGCAAAGACAGACTTCCTTTATTGCCGCGAGATGAAATCGTTTGTCGAAGATGGTCATCTAACCCGATTCGATACTGCTTTTTCGCGTGACCAGGAACACAAAGTGTACGTTCAGGATCGCATGCTTGAATCTGGCGCCGAGTTGTTTCGCTGGCTGAATGATGGTGCATCGCTATACGTGTGCGGTGATGCCAGCCGTATGGCAAAGGATGTGGATATTGCACTGCATCGCATCGTGGAAAACCACGGTGGTCTCACGGCGGAGGCGGCGCAGGAATACGTCTCTGCTTTGCACGAACAGCATCGCTATCACCGGGACGTGTACTAA
- a CDS encoding NirA family protein — MTELQASEIAASGEFLPEQKAYLQGFFTAVAQSYPYLGQLASGQFTSDSNAGGPNLADAPTFFNTPVEDLCAEERWKYESNPLDVWDELLVHAVENKAPNAEHRFRFKFHGLFHVAPAQDSFMMRLRAPGGILNTQQLRGLANIAEQFGCGRLDITTRAGIQIREFAPRTIIDVLNAVRALGMTSQGSGADNIRNITASPLAGMDAAELIDVRPYANALQAYILNSRDLFGLPRKFNIAFDGGGTISTLADTNDIGFLAVRIPENKSVPAGIYFRALLCGITGHRQFASDCGLLLRPDQLVAVAAAMVRVFAEHGDRTDRKKARLKYLIDKWGIDRFLEETERKLAFPILRIAAEDAEPRHPIDRTAHLGVHSQPQSELHYVGVCVPVGWLPVAQARALAHIADHYGCGEVRLTVWQNLLLPNIKTQDLDAVCEAIRSAGLDFEAGHVLSGTVACTGNRGCRFAATDTKGHALELARSLDAAFPILQPINLHVTGCSHSCAQHYIGDIGLMGIKVGGEPGYQVSLGGGADNHQALARELFPALQYDEVGPALHSFMQQYTRRAGSGESFLDFCARHSVEELRFYCKVESADEVAA; from the coding sequence ATGACAGAGTTGCAAGCATCTGAAATCGCTGCCTCCGGAGAATTTCTGCCGGAACAGAAGGCCTATCTGCAGGGATTCTTTACTGCTGTGGCCCAGAGTTATCCGTATCTCGGACAGCTTGCGTCCGGGCAGTTCACTTCCGATTCCAATGCTGGCGGTCCGAACCTGGCGGACGCTCCGACGTTCTTCAATACACCCGTGGAGGATTTGTGCGCGGAAGAACGCTGGAAGTACGAGTCCAATCCCCTTGATGTGTGGGATGAATTGCTTGTTCATGCGGTGGAGAACAAGGCGCCGAATGCGGAGCATCGTTTTCGGTTTAAGTTTCACGGCCTGTTTCATGTAGCTCCCGCGCAGGACAGCTTTATGATGCGTCTCCGTGCCCCGGGTGGGATTCTAAACACGCAGCAACTGAGAGGACTCGCAAACATTGCAGAGCAGTTTGGTTGCGGCAGGTTAGACATTACGACGCGCGCGGGAATTCAGATCCGTGAATTTGCGCCGCGAACGATCATTGACGTGTTGAACGCAGTACGCGCGCTCGGCATGACCTCGCAAGGATCAGGTGCCGATAATATTCGCAACATCACGGCGTCTCCGCTTGCGGGAATGGATGCCGCCGAGTTGATTGATGTTCGTCCGTATGCGAACGCGCTTCAGGCATACATTCTCAATTCGCGTGACCTGTTCGGATTGCCGCGTAAGTTCAATATCGCCTTCGATGGCGGTGGCACGATCAGCACACTTGCGGATACCAATGACATCGGCTTTCTTGCGGTCCGCATTCCTGAGAATAAGTCGGTCCCAGCCGGTATTTACTTTCGCGCATTGTTGTGCGGAATCACCGGGCATCGGCAGTTTGCTTCCGACTGTGGACTGCTGCTTCGCCCAGATCAACTCGTCGCAGTTGCCGCTGCGATGGTGCGTGTCTTTGCTGAACATGGCGACCGGACGGACCGCAAGAAAGCGCGGCTGAAATATCTCATCGATAAGTGGGGGATCGATCGTTTCCTTGAAGAGACAGAGAGGAAGCTGGCATTTCCAATTCTGCGCATTGCCGCAGAAGATGCTGAACCGAGGCATCCAATTGACCGTACCGCTCATTTGGGCGTGCATTCGCAGCCACAATCAGAACTGCACTATGTCGGTGTCTGCGTTCCTGTAGGCTGGCTTCCCGTGGCCCAGGCTCGAGCGTTGGCCCACATTGCAGATCATTACGGGTGCGGCGAAGTGCGGCTGACGGTATGGCAAAACCTTCTGCTGCCAAATATCAAGACGCAGGACCTGGACGCTGTATGTGAAGCCATTCGATCTGCCGGACTTGATTTTGAGGCCGGTCATGTCTTGAGCGGCACGGTCGCTTGTACCGGTAACCGCGGCTGTCGTTTTGCAGCGACAGATACGAAAGGACACGCACTCGAACTTGCGCGTTCACTCGATGCTGCATTCCCAATCCTGCAGCCTATCAACCTGCATGTGACGGGCTGCTCGCACTCATGCGCGCAACACTACATTGGCGATATCGGTTTGATGGGAATCAAGGTAGGTGGGGAACCTGGGTATCAGGTGAGCCTTGGTGGTGGCGCGGACAATCACCAGGCGCTGGCTCGTGAATTGTTTCCCGCGCTTCAGTATGACGAAGTTGGTCCCGCGCTGCATAGCTTCATGCAGCAGTACACACGACGAGCCGGTTCGGGCGAATCGTTTCTGGATTTCTGTGCGCGCCATTCGGTGGAGGAGCTTCGTTTCTATTGCAAAGTGGAGAGTGCTGACGAGGTTGCCGCATGA